In the genome of Ignavibacteriales bacterium, one region contains:
- a CDS encoding glycosyltransferase: protein MKPEISVIISFYNKIKYLELLLAGFQNQTFNNFEIIIADDGSTQDVVKKIESIASTYPFTVKHIWQDDKGFRKNRILNKAILASSSDYLLFVDGDCIPHYAFVEEHFNHKEEKICLTGRRVNLSQKITNQLTSQRVEEKYLENNLLKLIDDGLFGKSIDVEKGFYFRNSYLRKIFNKKKRGLLGCNFSIHKKDLIDINGFDERYEAPSIGEDTDIQYRLELNGVEIKSLNNIAVQYHLFHKLQERNPVNFELFNSVKQSGTYFTSFGIKS from the coding sequence ATGAAACCGGAAATATCAGTTATCATTTCTTTCTATAACAAGATAAAATATCTTGAACTTCTTTTAGCGGGATTCCAAAATCAAACCTTTAATAATTTTGAAATCATAATCGCTGATGATGGATCAACTCAGGATGTAGTCAAAAAGATAGAATCAATTGCATCAACTTATCCATTCACGGTAAAACACATCTGGCAGGATGATAAGGGATTCCGAAAGAACAGAATCTTAAACAAAGCAATCCTTGCCTCATCATCTGATTATCTTCTGTTCGTTGACGGCGATTGCATACCTCATTATGCTTTTGTTGAAGAACATTTCAACCACAAAGAAGAAAAGATTTGTTTGACGGGAAGAAGAGTTAATCTCTCTCAAAAAATAACAAATCAACTTACTTCGCAGCGTGTTGAAGAAAAGTACCTGGAGAATAACTTATTAAAACTTATTGATGACGGATTATTCGGAAAATCTATTGATGTTGAAAAGGGATTTTATTTCCGGAATAGTTATTTGCGGAAGATATTCAATAAGAAAAAACGCGGATTGCTCGGTTGTAATTTTTCAATCCACAAAAAAGATCTCATTGATATCAATGGTTTTGACGAAAGATATGAAGCCCCTTCAATTGGCGAAGATACGGATATTCAATACCGTCTTGAGCTAAATGGTGTTGAAATAAAATCGTTGAATAACATCGCGGTTCAATACCATTTATTTCACAAACTGCAGGAAAGAAATCCTGTAAATTTCGAGTTATTCAATTCAGTAAAACAGTCCGGGACATATTTCACTTCATTTGGTATAAAAAGCTGA
- a CDS encoding Lrp/AsnC family transcriptional regulator: MLDDLDIKILNMLQVNGRTKRNVLAEAVGLSIPSVSERLNKLEEKGVIEGYHAKLNKKMFSFDIMAYISVIMESSKHYKTLITKIEKMPQILECHSVLGEGSHLLKAVVKNTEALEKLLGEIQSWQGVIATKTTFVLSTIKDSTSIDI; encoded by the coding sequence ATGTTAGATGACTTAGATATTAAAATTCTCAATATGCTTCAGGTAAACGGCAGAACCAAGCGGAATGTCCTTGCTGAAGCTGTCGGATTATCCATCCCATCGGTCAGTGAGCGTTTAAATAAATTAGAAGAGAAAGGTGTTATTGAAGGTTATCATGCGAAGTTAAATAAGAAAATGTTCAGCTTTGATATTATGGCTTACATATCTGTGATTATGGAATCTTCAAAACACTATAAAACTCTTATCACAAAAATTGAAAAGATGCCTCAGATACTTGAATGCCATTCAGTGCTGGGTGAAGGTTCACATCTTTTAAAAGCTGTTGTTAAAAATACCGAAGCACTTGAGAAACTTCTCGGCGAGATTCAATCCTGGCAGGGAGTAATAGCAACAAAAACAACTTTTGTGCTTTCAACGATAAAAGATTCTACTTCAATAGATATTTAA
- the glnA gene encoding type I glutamate--ammonia ligase, producing the protein MAKTNSPVSDVLKQIQSKGIKFVDLKFMDFPGQWQHFTVPVSQFSESSFEDGYGFDGSSIRGWKAINESDMLIIPDPNTAFIDTFIEAPTMSLICDVYEPATKEKYTRCPRNIAQKAEAYLISTGLADTVYYGPEAEFFVFDDVRFDSQPNGSFYVVDSVEGKWNSGREEGPNLGYKPRYKEGYFPVPPTDSLMDLRNEMVTNLINSGIDVEAQHHEVASGGQCEIDLRFQPLLKAADQLLMFKYIVKNTARKNNRTVTYMPKPIFGDNGSGMHVHTSLWKKGKPLFAGSGYAGLSEMALYFIGGLIKHAPSLLAFTNPTTNSYKRLVPGYEAPVNLAYSQRNRSASIRIPMYSSSPKAKRVEFRCPDPSCNPYLAFSAMLMAGLDGVMNRIDPGQPLDKDIYDMEPEELKDVPSTPGSLNEALNALAEDHEYLLKGDVFTEDVISTWIKYKTEKEIKPMALQPHPYEFSMYYDV; encoded by the coding sequence ATGGCTAAAACCAACTCGCCCGTTTCTGATGTTCTTAAGCAAATTCAATCTAAAGGAATAAAATTTGTCGATTTAAAGTTTATGGACTTTCCCGGACAGTGGCAGCACTTCACTGTACCTGTTTCGCAGTTCAGTGAAAGCAGTTTTGAAGATGGATACGGATTTGACGGTTCATCGATAAGAGGATGGAAAGCGATTAACGAAAGTGATATGCTCATCATTCCTGATCCGAATACCGCATTCATTGATACATTCATCGAAGCGCCGACAATGAGCCTTATCTGCGATGTATATGAACCGGCTACAAAAGAAAAATATACAAGATGCCCGAGAAACATTGCTCAAAAAGCTGAAGCATATTTAATCTCAACTGGATTAGCAGATACAGTTTATTACGGACCTGAAGCAGAATTTTTTGTGTTCGATGATGTCCGCTTTGACTCACAACCTAACGGAAGTTTTTATGTTGTTGATTCAGTTGAAGGAAAATGGAACAGCGGAAGGGAAGAAGGACCGAACCTCGGATATAAACCCCGATACAAAGAAGGATATTTCCCTGTACCGCCAACAGATTCATTAATGGATTTGAGAAATGAAATGGTAACCAACCTAATCAACAGCGGTATTGATGTCGAAGCACAACACCACGAAGTTGCAAGCGGCGGACAGTGCGAAATAGATTTAAGATTTCAGCCATTGCTTAAGGCTGCAGACCAGCTATTAATGTTTAAATACATTGTAAAAAATACAGCAAGAAAAAATAACCGTACTGTAACCTATATGCCTAAACCAATTTTTGGTGATAACGGAAGCGGTATGCATGTTCATACAAGTTTATGGAAAAAAGGAAAACCATTATTTGCCGGCTCAGGTTATGCAGGATTAAGTGAAATGGCATTGTACTTCATAGGCGGATTAATAAAACATGCTCCATCATTACTTGCGTTTACAAACCCGACCACAAACTCATATAAAAGATTAGTACCCGGATATGAAGCCCCTGTTAATTTAGCTTACTCACAAAGGAACAGAAGTGCATCTATCAGAATACCTATGTATTCATCAAGTCCCAAAGCAAAAAGAGTTGAATTCAGATGTCCTGATCCTTCCTGTAATCCGTATCTGGCATTTTCAGCAATGCTTATGGCAGGGCTTGATGGCGTAATGAACAGGATCGATCCAGGTCAGCCGCTCGATAAAGATATTTATGATATGGAACCTGAAGAGTTGAAAGATGTTCCGTCAACACCGGGAAGTTTAAATGAAGCCCTTAATGCACTTGCAGAAGATCATGAATATTTGCTTAAGGGGGATGTGTTTACTGAAGATGTGATCTCAACATGGATTAAATACAAAACTGAAAAGGAAATCAAACCGATGGCTCTGCAGCCGCATCCTTATGAGTTCTCAATGTACTACGATGTTTAA
- a CDS encoding cupin domain-containing protein — translation MAKKINSPTQIKAAGNKPKIIEEFIGRVNSNTSSLSVAKMTSPSGWVEPGQKPEFDEYTIVLKGMLKIKTLNEEFEVQAGEAIIVNKNEWIQYSTPGPEGAEYIAVCLPAFSPDTVHRDE, via the coding sequence GTGGCAAAGAAAATTAATTCACCAACTCAAATAAAAGCTGCCGGAAATAAACCAAAAATCATTGAGGAATTTATCGGAAGAGTGAACAGCAATACTTCTTCTTTAAGTGTAGCAAAGATGACAAGCCCTTCCGGTTGGGTTGAACCAGGACAAAAACCGGAGTTTGATGAATATACAATCGTGTTAAAAGGAATGTTGAAAATAAAAACTCTTAACGAAGAGTTTGAAGTTCAAGCCGGTGAAGCAATTATCGTAAATAAAAATGAATGGATACAATACAGCACTCCCGGTCCTGAGGGTGCAGAATATATTGCGGTATGTCTTCCTGCTTTTTCCCCCGATACTGTTCACAGAGACGAATAG
- a CDS encoding ArsC family transcriptional regulator, which yields MNIQILGDRKSQESKKAERFFRERGIPFHYRELPEDGISEGELDNICKSIPIYELIDKTGKEFRRKNMQFMVYDLRQELLTNAKLFKTPIVRNGDESTIGYQPDTWTKWISKG from the coding sequence ATGAATATTCAGATATTAGGCGATAGGAAATCTCAGGAATCAAAAAAAGCTGAACGGTTTTTCAGAGAGAGAGGAATTCCTTTTCATTACAGAGAATTGCCTGAAGATGGAATATCTGAAGGCGAACTGGATAACATTTGTAAGTCGATACCCATTTACGAACTGATTGATAAAACCGGGAAAGAATTCAGAAGAAAAAATATGCAGTTTATGGTTTATGACCTGAGACAGGAATTATTAACCAACGCCAAACTCTTCAAAACTCCGATTGTTAGAAATGGTGATGAATCTACAATCGGGTATCAACCTGATACCTGGACAAAGTGGATTTCCAAAGGTTAA
- a CDS encoding RsmB/NOP family class I SAM-dependent RNA methyltransferase — protein sequence MIEVSKNIYTYLVNLYGEEKSAHYLDYIKQEPAQYIRVNSLKTNPNDLSELLFNNYRIETKTIDNLPNSLLVQSGNELIGKTVEHITGLYYIQSLSSLLPPYVLKPSPGERVLDLCAAPGSKSTQLAELMRNTGTLIVNEIQLSRVKTLVYNLDRMNIINAGVLNFKGEILSKIYDNYFDKVLVDVPCSGLGIIQKKEEVSNWWSTKRVKALSELQLKLLIAAIKMTKPGGNIVYSTCTLTPEENELVINSVLKKYPVILDSFDLPVTNQQGLTKYDDELLSNDLSLTKRMIPWEVNSDGFFLARLIKKEETPPMEKLSSLRAKDVLITDYKNKKINSHLLRLFNYYGIDEALLERFRFQLKNNDIYFHNANWSDDNPGIYERIGTRFGLIDRNGEIILNTQAAQVLAEYFRENVYYITEGIELNRYLEGGIFKNKSTIKGQCVVSFNNNVLGSAVVTESGVKSRFPRAKRTQDIHKEF from the coding sequence ATGATCGAAGTAAGTAAAAACATATATACTTACCTTGTTAATTTATATGGTGAGGAAAAATCAGCTCACTATCTTGATTATATTAAACAGGAACCGGCTCAGTACATACGTGTCAATTCACTGAAGACGAACCCGAATGATCTTTCAGAATTATTATTCAACAATTACAGGATTGAAACTAAAACAATAGACAACCTGCCAAACTCATTGTTGGTTCAATCCGGAAACGAGCTTATCGGAAAGACTGTTGAACACATCACCGGTTTGTATTACATCCAGAGCCTATCTTCACTGCTGCCGCCTTATGTACTCAAACCATCTCCCGGAGAACGCGTACTTGATCTTTGTGCTGCGCCTGGTTCAAAGTCAACACAGCTTGCAGAGTTAATGAGAAATACCGGCACATTGATAGTAAATGAAATTCAGTTAAGCCGTGTTAAAACTCTGGTTTACAATCTCGACAGGATGAATATCATCAATGCCGGTGTTTTAAATTTTAAAGGTGAGATACTGAGCAAGATTTATGATAACTATTTTGATAAAGTTCTGGTGGATGTACCTTGCAGCGGGTTAGGAATTATTCAAAAGAAAGAGGAAGTAAGTAACTGGTGGTCAACTAAACGTGTAAAAGCACTAAGTGAATTGCAGTTGAAACTTTTAATAGCGGCTATCAAAATGACAAAGCCCGGTGGTAACATAGTTTACTCGACATGCACTTTAACTCCGGAAGAAAATGAACTTGTAATAAATTCAGTATTAAAAAAATATCCTGTTATACTTGATAGCTTTGATCTGCCTGTAACAAATCAACAGGGGCTTACAAAATACGATGATGAATTACTGAGCAATGATCTTTCATTAACAAAAAGAATGATTCCATGGGAAGTTAATTCAGACGGATTTTTTCTTGCAAGGCTTATTAAAAAAGAAGAAACTCCTCCGATGGAAAAGTTATCATCACTGCGCGCAAAAGATGTTTTAATAACCGATTACAAAAACAAAAAAATAAATTCACACCTGCTAAGGCTTTTTAACTACTACGGCATTGATGAAGCCCTGCTTGAACGGTTTAGATTTCAACTTAAAAATAATGATATCTATTTTCATAATGCGAACTGGAGTGATGATAACCCAGGTATATATGAACGGATCGGCACCAGGTTTGGGTTAATTGACCGTAACGGTGAAATAATATTAAATACCCAGGCAGCACAGGTATTAGCTGAATACTTTAGAGAAAATGTTTATTATATTACAGAGGGAATAGAATTAAACAGATACCTTGAAGGCGGGATCTTTAAAAACAAGAGTACGATAAAAGGTCAGTGTGTGGTGAGTTTTAATAACAATGTACTTGGTTCAGCTGTGGTAACAGAATCCGGTGTTAAAAGCAGGTTTCCGCGTGCTAAACGTACGCAGGATATCCATAAAGAATTTTGA
- a CDS encoding nucleoside 2-deoxyribosyltransferase, translated as MKIYCAGAIKGDITFQQYYREIIEIINNEGHLALSELNKELFTTQKLTDREIFTRDIQWLKESDLMVAEISGPSLGVGFEISFALYVLNIPVLALHRIDSAKVSAMITGCTSDLIAVRSYTDSDELKSVINNFILYNTPA; from the coding sequence ATGAAAATATATTGTGCCGGTGCTATCAAAGGTGATATTACATTTCAGCAATACTACAGGGAAATTATAGAGATTATTAACAATGAAGGTCACCTCGCCCTTTCCGAACTAAACAAAGAATTATTTACCACGCAAAAATTAACTGACCGGGAAATATTTACACGTGATATTCAGTGGCTTAAAGAAAGTGATTTAATGGTAGCTGAAATTTCAGGTCCAAGTCTCGGCGTGGGATTTGAAATAAGTTTTGCTTTATATGTACTGAATATTCCCGTACTGGCTTTACACCGGATCGATTCGGCTAAAGTATCCGCTATGATTACCGGCTGTACATCCGATTTAATTGCTGTCCGGAGTTATACAGACAGTGATGAATTAAAATCTGTCATTAATAATTTCATTTTATATAATACCCCCGCTTGA
- the bshA gene encoding N-acetyl-alpha-D-glucosaminyl L-malate synthase BshA, with protein sequence MKIGITCYPTYGGSGVIATELGKELAFRGHEIHFISYALPFRLNQYIENIVFHEVEMSNYPLFEFPLYSLALASKMVEVANYEKLDLLHVHYAIPHASSAYLAKQMLKPLKDLKVTTTLHGTDITLVGLEPSFLPLVKFSIEQSDGVTTVSRFLKEKTLTNYEIEKEIEVIPNFVDTNIFKPIEHCSFKKHIAPKGEKILVHTSNFRQVKRVTDAIRVFDIVHKEIPSKLLLVGDGPDRSECERLARELNLVEHIKFLGKQDGLVEILSASDLFLIPSQSESFGLAALEAMAVGVPVISSSVGGLPELVRHNETGFIAEIGDVDRMAKYAIDLLTNQRKYELFSSAARARAVNKFDKSIVIPLYEEHYHKVLNK encoded by the coding sequence ATGAAAATCGGAATTACCTGTTATCCTACTTATGGCGGAAGCGGAGTTATCGCAACTGAACTCGGAAAAGAACTTGCTTTCCGCGGACATGAAATTCACTTTATAAGTTACGCACTGCCCTTTCGTTTGAATCAATACATTGAGAATATAGTTTTTCACGAAGTCGAGATGAGCAACTACCCGTTATTTGAATTCCCGCTTTACAGTTTAGCTCTTGCAAGCAAAATGGTTGAAGTAGCCAATTATGAAAAACTTGATTTGCTGCATGTACATTATGCAATACCCCATGCAAGCAGCGCATATTTAGCAAAGCAAATGTTAAAACCGCTTAAAGATTTAAAAGTCACAACAACTTTACACGGTACAGACATTACACTTGTCGGTCTGGAACCTTCATTCCTTCCGCTTGTAAAGTTCAGCATCGAACAAAGTGATGGTGTTACAACTGTGTCGCGATTCCTAAAAGAGAAAACTTTGACCAACTATGAGATTGAAAAAGAAATTGAAGTAATACCAAACTTTGTCGATACAAATATTTTCAAACCGATCGAACACTGTTCATTCAAAAAACACATTGCACCAAAAGGCGAAAAAATTTTGGTTCATACTTCTAACTTCAGGCAGGTAAAGAGGGTAACCGATGCAATAAGAGTTTTTGATATTGTACACAAGGAAATCCCTTCAAAGCTGCTGCTGGTTGGCGACGGACCTGACAGATCTGAATGTGAAAGGTTAGCTCGCGAACTTAATCTTGTTGAACACATAAAGTTTCTTGGCAAACAGGATGGTCTTGTAGAAATATTGTCTGCGTCTGATCTTTTTTTAATTCCATCTCAATCCGAAAGCTTCGGGCTGGCAGCGCTTGAAGCTATGGCTGTCGGTGTACCGGTAATCAGTTCAAGTGTAGGCGGATTACCCGAATTAGTCCGGCATAATGAAACAGGATTCATCGCAGAAATCGGGGACGTTGACAGGATGGCTAAGTATGCAATAGACCTGTTGACGAACCAGCGTAAGTATGAATTATTTTCATCTGCCGCACGGGCAAGAGCTGTAAATAAATTTGATAAGTCAATTGTAATCCCGCTTTATGAAGAACATTATCACAAAGTGTTGAACAAATGA
- a CDS encoding M28 family peptidase — MEWFKIKRIFILFTAFHEFNYYNLDYMNTKNLATAFWILTVLSFTGCVSVQNSIPDSSASGIIRIENLKANLEFLADDLLEGREATTRGERIAGLFISSELKKYGVQPFYNDYYQRFDLISKSFDETSGVTYTKSSVQLSFSLNRDFYVIRSSASEINSPVVFAGYGITAEEFNYDDFSDIDVKDKIIAVLPGEPVSDDVNYFNGSSDTRYASLRSKILNATALGVKGILFLDTDSSGYNWQRGYDWFTKPDLSLKPAEEIFSIPVLYFNQESSALLLQNEKHSLESLLATEKTGKIIPKFDFQGSLSLTIRLKNELKKSFNIIGVIPGTDEKLKDEYVAIGAHFDHLGVSGDSIYNGADDDGSGIVAVLEVANAISKMQTNKRSVLVVFHAAEEKGLFGSEYLSDNLEIMDKIVAQVNLDMVGRESVDTIYSVGSDKINPLLKQIVERANTETSNFVFNFKFDEPDDPEKIYYRSDHYNYAKLGIPVVFFYDNMKEDYHRPSDEVNEIDFQKIKKTAELVLSVVLKAANYDVNLRTNK, encoded by the coding sequence ATGGAATGGTTTAAAATAAAAAGAATCTTTATTTTGTTTACAGCATTCCATGAGTTTAATTATTATAATTTGGACTATATGAACACAAAGAATCTTGCGACAGCGTTTTGGATACTGACAGTCCTGAGTTTTACAGGATGTGTAAGTGTACAAAATAGTATTCCCGACTCTTCCGCTTCAGGAATAATCAGGATAGAAAATCTTAAAGCAAATCTTGAATTTCTTGCAGATGATCTGCTTGAAGGACGTGAAGCTACTACAAGAGGCGAAAGGATAGCAGGACTTTTTATCTCCTCGGAACTGAAAAAGTATGGGGTTCAACCTTTCTACAATGATTATTACCAGAGATTTGATCTTATTTCAAAATCATTTGATGAAACTTCCGGGGTGACTTATACGAAGTCCTCAGTTCAACTTAGTTTTAGTTTAAACCGTGATTTTTATGTTATCCGCTCATCGGCATCGGAGATTAATTCACCCGTTGTATTTGCGGGTTATGGAATAACTGCTGAAGAATTTAATTACGATGACTTTTCTGATATAGATGTTAAGGATAAAATCATTGCCGTACTTCCGGGTGAACCGGTCAGTGATGACGTAAATTATTTTAACGGCTCATCCGATACTCGTTATGCATCACTAAGATCAAAAATACTGAATGCAACTGCACTCGGGGTGAAGGGGATATTATTCCTTGATACAGACAGCAGCGGTTATAACTGGCAAAGAGGATATGACTGGTTTACAAAACCTGATCTTAGCCTTAAACCCGCTGAAGAAATATTTTCAATCCCTGTACTTTATTTTAATCAGGAGAGTTCTGCATTACTATTACAAAATGAAAAGCACTCACTTGAAAGTCTTCTTGCAACAGAAAAGACCGGAAAGATTATTCCTAAGTTTGATTTTCAGGGCAGTCTTTCGCTGACAATCAGATTAAAAAACGAGTTGAAGAAATCATTTAATATAATCGGAGTGATTCCCGGAACTGATGAGAAACTAAAGGATGAATATGTTGCAATCGGTGCACACTTTGATCATCTGGGTGTTTCAGGCGATAGTATTTATAACGGTGCTGATGACGATGGTTCGGGTATCGTCGCAGTTCTTGAAGTTGCCAATGCTATTTCAAAAATGCAGACTAATAAAAGGTCAGTGCTTGTAGTATTTCATGCCGCAGAAGAGAAAGGCTTGTTCGGATCAGAATATCTTTCAGACAATCTGGAAATTATGGATAAAATAGTCGCGCAGGTAAACCTTGATATGGTAGGAAGAGAAAGTGTTGATACAATTTATTCAGTAGGTTCTGATAAGATAAATCCATTACTTAAACAAATTGTTGAAAGAGCAAACACAGAAACTTCAAATTTTGTTTTTAACTTTAAGTTTGATGAACCGGATGATCCTGAAAAAATTTACTACAGAAGTGACCACTATAACTATGCGAAGCTTGGTATACCCGTTGTATTCTTTTATGATAATATGAAAGAAGACTATCACCGACCCTCTGATGAAGTGAATGAAATAGACTTTCAGAAAATCAAAAAGACGGCTGAACTTGTGCTGAGTGTAGTCCTGAAGGCAGCAAATTACGATGTCAATTTAAGAACAAATAAATAA
- a CDS encoding alginate lyase family protein has product MALSDYLTAFNYNYLRQKLFRREVEASAFSGKRISMPSISTKTLPIIFKEKYPLRFFDTPQEKEKIVNAILSSEEAGEILKEAEKVVSNIYDVCCSGETDLGEEINWHCDFKSGFVWNVNLTWRYDYYSFPDGTDLKVPWELARFHQLNTLGKAYLISSDERYTEKYISLIKSFVLSNRFCHGINWLNTSEVAIRLINLAFSFSFFIGSELIDDSFIQSFNDLLLHHSLFIDNNLNYSSTRDSSYIINLLALGTCGLIYHNDYYGKKLLRFSQTGLEYEIRSQFYDDGVNREQSVPLHSVVLEALYLFRIILNKSGQSVSKKYDETLIKIFEVLRNYLREDNSVPQIGDSVTSGILPLSLRKNEHSHFSIAAKLYPDHQNFHLANVSVESVLLLGTETNSETIPDNVEQKELASKGFINGGHYILRNKSLHFFIEAGEIGNSGKGAPGHNDTFTFELFYKKKKFIVDSGTYSFYANPELRNRLRSVRSHNTAYIDDQLLSEFDGLFRIKEDLTKPKIIQWISSESEDVLSAQHYAYTRLADPVICKRTFHSIKKENRILIRDEFIGGTEHKVVLNFHLHPEVMIYEIDENSCRLESSGEKIILKILSDAVNKTLKVNESVYSEKYGCLQNSKKITFIMKEQLAASVETEINLL; this is encoded by the coding sequence ATGGCATTATCAGATTATTTAACCGCTTTCAATTACAATTATCTTCGCCAGAAGTTATTCAGGCGTGAAGTAGAAGCTTCGGCGTTCAGCGGCAAGCGTATATCAATGCCTTCTATCAGCACAAAAACATTACCAATAATTTTTAAAGAAAAATATCCGTTAAGATTTTTTGATACCCCGCAGGAAAAAGAAAAAATTGTAAATGCGATTCTTTCAAGTGAGGAAGCCGGTGAGATACTCAAAGAAGCCGAAAAAGTTGTAAGCAATATTTATGATGTTTGCTGTTCCGGCGAAACCGACTTAGGTGAAGAAATAAACTGGCATTGTGATTTTAAAAGCGGTTTCGTCTGGAACGTGAATTTGACCTGGAGATACGACTATTATTCATTTCCGGACGGTACAGATCTGAAAGTTCCATGGGAACTGGCAAGATTTCACCAGCTAAATACTCTTGGTAAAGCATATCTTATTTCTTCAGATGAAAGATATACTGAAAAATATATCTCGCTTATAAAAAGTTTTGTCCTTTCAAACAGGTTTTGTCATGGTATAAACTGGCTTAACACCTCTGAAGTTGCGATTCGATTAATTAATCTGGCATTCTCTTTCAGCTTTTTTATCGGCTCTGAACTGATTGATGATTCATTCATTCAGTCATTTAATGATCTTCTGCTTCATCATTCTTTATTTATAGACAATAACCTGAATTACTCTTCTACACGTGACAGCAGTTACATTATAAATCTTCTTGCCCTTGGTACATGCGGATTGATTTACCATAATGACTATTACGGAAAAAAACTGCTGCGTTTTTCTCAGACAGGATTGGAGTATGAGATCAGATCACAGTTTTATGATGATGGAGTAAACAGGGAACAATCCGTCCCATTACATTCAGTTGTTCTTGAAGCGTTATATCTGTTCAGGATCATATTGAATAAATCAGGTCAATCGGTTTCTAAAAAGTACGATGAAACTCTGATAAAAATTTTTGAGGTTTTAAGAAATTATTTGAGAGAAGATAACTCTGTTCCGCAAATCGGTGATTCAGTAACAAGCGGAATACTTCCATTAAGTTTAAGAAAAAATGAACATTCACATTTTTCAATTGCTGCTAAATTATATCCCGATCACCAGAATTTTCACCTGGCAAATGTATCGGTTGAGTCGGTATTATTACTTGGAACGGAAACCAATTCAGAAACAATACCTGATAACGTTGAACAAAAGGAGTTAGCCTCAAAGGGATTTATAAATGGCGGTCATTATATTTTAAGAAATAAATCGCTTCACTTTTTTATTGAAGCCGGAGAAATCGGCAACAGCGGAAAGGGCGCACCGGGTCATAATGATACTTTTACTTTTGAATTATTTTATAAAAAGAAAAAATTTATTGTAGATTCTGGAACATATTCGTTTTATGCCAACCCAGAGTTAAGGAACAGGCTGAGATCTGTAAGGAGTCACAACACCGCATACATTGATGATCAACTGCTATCTGAATTTGATGGGCTGTTCAGAATTAAAGAAGATCTTACCAAACCAAAAATAATTCAGTGGATATCAAGTGAATCAGAGGATGTACTTTCAGCACAGCATTACGCATATACGCGTCTTGCTGATCCGGTAATCTGTAAACGGACTTTTCATTCAATTAAAAAAGAGAACAGAATATTAATCAGAGATGAATTTATAGGCGGTACCGAACATAAAGTTGTTTTGAATTTTCATCTTCACCCGGAAGTAATGATTTATGAGATTGATGAAAACAGTTGTCGCCTTGAAAGTTCCGGGGAAAAGATTATTTTGAAAATATTGAGTGATGCTGTAAACAAAACCCTGAAAGTTAATGAGTCCGTTTATTCTGAAAAGTATGGTTGCCTGCAGAACTCAAAGAAAATAACATTTATCATGAAAGAACAACTGGCGGCTTCAGTTGAAACGGAAATTAATTTACTCTGA